One stretch of Streptomyces sp. R21 DNA includes these proteins:
- a CDS encoding helix-turn-helix domain-containing protein has protein sequence MAANSNPTVRKRRLGAELRRLRQASGLKSTEVAERLMVSQPKISHLENGRRTISARDVRDLCVIYGVTDQQVIDSLMRMARESAQPGWWNVYGDIPQGVYIGLEANAATIHAYDPLVIPALLQTPAYAQAVIGETIPLLTAEQAATRLKVRLRRQHRIYDPACPLRLWVVLDESALRRAIGSPDIMREQLEHLNAISAEPHITVQILPHDAGAHPGLSGQFSILRFADSSETVVYLERFTSDLYLEKPSDVHHYSVMYDHLQAQALNPDSSHDFISDAIKLHINAASRP, from the coding sequence GTGGCGGCGAACAGTAATCCCACCGTCAGAAAGCGCCGCCTGGGAGCCGAACTCCGCCGGCTCCGCCAGGCCAGCGGGCTGAAGAGCACAGAAGTGGCCGAGCGGCTCATGGTCTCCCAGCCCAAGATCAGTCACCTGGAGAACGGCCGCCGCACCATCAGCGCACGCGACGTACGCGACCTATGCGTCATCTATGGCGTGACGGACCAGCAGGTCATTGACTCGCTGATGCGGATGGCCAGGGAATCCGCACAACCGGGCTGGTGGAACGTCTACGGCGACATTCCCCAGGGCGTCTATATCGGCCTGGAGGCAAACGCCGCCACCATCCATGCCTACGATCCCCTGGTGATCCCCGCTCTGTTGCAGACCCCGGCCTACGCCCAAGCCGTCATCGGGGAAACGATTCCCCTGCTCACTGCCGAACAGGCCGCCACGCGCCTCAAAGTGCGGCTACGCCGACAGCACCGGATCTACGACCCGGCCTGCCCGCTGCGTCTGTGGGTCGTCCTGGACGAATCGGCCTTGCGCCGCGCCATCGGCAGCCCCGACATCATGCGCGAACAACTCGAGCACCTGAACGCGATCAGCGCTGAGCCGCACATCACCGTGCAGATCCTCCCTCACGATGCGGGAGCCCACCCGGGCCTCTCAGGACAGTTCTCCATCCTGAGGTTCGCTGACAGCTCCGAGACGGTGGTGTACCTGGAGCGATTCACCAGCGATCTCTACCTGGAGAAACCCTCCGACGTGCACCACTACAGCGTGATGTACGACCACCTCCAGGCCCAGGCCCTCAACCCTGACAGCAGCCACGACTTCATCAGCGATGCCATCAAGTTGCACATCAACGCAGCGAGCCGGCCTTGA